The sequence below is a genomic window from Neoarius graeffei isolate fNeoGra1 chromosome 4, fNeoGra1.pri, whole genome shotgun sequence.
GGCGTCCATTATTTGATAACAATATTAGCCTGATAACTCCTGTACAAATCTAGAGAAGCAAAAACATCTTGGTTGATCAAATACATTTCGAGGTTCAGGATCTATGAACGTACATTTTAGACACCTCAGTGCACTCCTCCCATCACTAATAGCTAGTCAGCTAGTTAACTGCTAGTTAGTCTTGCAAGCCGGATCTCTAGCTTTTCTAGAGCATCTGGTACTTTTCATTAATAAATATGGCCAAAACCACCAATATAAAGAGGCAATATGTCTGACATCACACACATATATGGGATAAAATACATCAGTGTATCAGATTGGGTAATATAATAAATCTGATCTGGAACCAGTCCATGGTTTCAAGCAAGTATTCCATCcattaaccgcttatcctgtgcagggtagcaggcaaactggagcctatcccagctgactttgggcgagaggcggggtacaccctggacaagtcgctagatcatggcagggctgacacacagagacaaccaaccattcacactcacattaacacctacggtcaatttagaaccaccaattagcctaacctgcatgtctttggactgtgtggaaaCTGGAgcgctcggaggaaacccacgcagacacggggataacatacaaactccacacagaaaggcccccgttggccgctgagctcgaacccaagaccttcttgctgtgaggcaacagtgctaaccactacaccacctggcaagtgttcatctcatctcatctcattatctcgtatGTGAAAATGTTATTTCCACCAAGCCACCAGCAATATACCTAAATTACTAATATACCAATTTGGGAATCAGCTATCCAAAAAGAGGTCACTACTTAAAAATCATGTTTTTAAATTGAAATTTTGTTGGAGGAGATTATGCTTTCACCTCtttgtttgtttatctgttcccaacgtaactcaaaaaatagtgaaaagattttgatgtaattttgaggaaaggtggaccacgggccaagaaacaattagtttgattttgatgcaaatccggatatgtatatgGGTCCAAGATTttctttttgtctgttcccaaggtaactcaaaaaatagcaaacggattttgatgaaatttggtgtacagcttcagTATtgccctaggttcaagtgattttgatgaTGATCATATGTTGCTTGGCGGAGGTATTCACTCTACCCTAGAGTACCCTTCTAGTTTTAAGATTGATCAACATTCATTGTTGGTAACTACTCATCAGGATTGTAGTGGATCTGGAGACTATTATAGAAACACTGGGCTCGATGGGCTTAATACACCTttgatgggacaccagtccatcacttTTTCTATCCTTCCATCATTTTCAGCTCCATTTCCTGAAGATCTAACGTTGGAATTTTCAAATCTCTCCATAGGTACAAAATGCCAGCAAGCACATTGTGGCAGAAAAGTACTACAAGGGCTTCATCGACTGCATTATTCGCATCCCCAAAGAGCAGGGTGTCCTTTCATACTGGAGAGGCAACCTGGCCAACGTGATCCGGTACATTCCGACACAGGCCCTCAACTTCACCTTCAAGGATAGGTACAAGAAGTTATTCCTGGATGGTGTGGACCAGAGCACGCAATTCTGGCGCTACTTTGCTGGTAACCTGGCCTCAGGGGGTGCTGCAGGGGCCACATCTCTCTGTTTTGTCTACCCACTAGACTTCGCTCGCACTCGTCTGGCAGCAGACATTGGCAAGGAAAGAGTGCAGAGGGAATTCACCGGACTGCGTGACTGTTTTGGGAAAATACTCAAGACTGATGGACCAAGAGGTCTTTACAGTGGTTTCAGTGTGTCTGTGCAGGGCATCATCATCTACAGGGCTGCTTACTTTGGCATCTACGACACCATCAAGAGTGAGGGCACTGTTTTACTGTTTAGATAAGTTATAGCCAGCTTTACATGTGTCCATACTGAGGGCCATATTTAGAGTTGGTGACTTGAGTCCAAAAGTGTTGTCTATAACTACACAGGGAAAGTTCTGCATATGTTTAATTGTGTTTTCTGGACTCCCCCATTTGGATCATGCAAATTACCTGCATGTTGGTGATGCATCCAAGGTTGCCAGATTGTTCTTGACTAGATGCATCCAAGACTGGGATTTCAAAAGCATCTTGATCACTTATTCACCTTTAAAGATGAGCACTTGCCTTTAAACCTGAAAAAGGATCAGGGATAGAACATGGGGACATAAAATGGAAGTAGCCCCTacatttcattttttaaattaaaaataaaaaaaaaaattatatagacACTATATGACCtgaccaaaggtttgtggacacctgggctTCACCCTCATATGGGGCAAGCATTGAAACACATTAATTAGGAGTCTAGTGTATCGTCAAagtatgagggtacttcaaaaagttctcggcctcgcccagaaaacgtcacaggagaaagattgttcttgcattatttttctacATGGTCTCCTTTAGCTTCAATGCACTCGGGCCACTGATGATCAAGCTTCGCTATCCGTTTGTGGAAGgtggtcacatcttgagcctccagatactTCTTAAGaacatggatgact
It includes:
- the LOC132884319 gene encoding ADP/ATP translocase 3-like, which gives rise to MSEPAVSVAKDFLAVCIAAALSETAVAPLERVKLLLQVQNASKHIVAEKYYKGFIDCIIRIPKEQGVLSYWRGNLANVIRYIPTQALNFTFKDRYKKLFLDGVDQSTQFWRYFAGNLASGGAAGATSLCFVYPLDFARTRLAADIGKERVQREFTGLRDCFGKILKTDGPRGLYSGFSVSVQGIIIYRAAYFGIYDTIKSTFPDPKNVHFVISWMIAQSVTTVAGLISYPFDTVRRRMMMQSGLKGADVIYTGTVDCWKKIVRNEGVQAFYKGTWSNILRSMGGALVLVIYDEIKKII